The genome window TAACGCCTCTTTATTGGAGAGATGCCCTTTGGAGGAGAGGATACGTTTTTTCAGATATTCGGGGTATTTGCCATTTTTCAGCAGTTCCTCTTCATAATTGGATTCCAGCACCCCTATGTCGGAGACTGACAGGTATTCTTCAATATATGCAGGAGCGTGTCCCAGATCTGTTGCAAAGGTTATCGATTTGTCATCAAAAGTGAAATGATATCCGAGAGGTTCAGCTCCATCGTGCATAATCTGGAAAGGGTGCACACTTATATCTTCAAAATCGTAAATCCTGTCCTTATTAAGAATGTAAAAATCAGAAACATTTATTCCTTTTTTTTTCAACACGTCGGCTGTTCCTTCGCTGGCAAAAACAACCGGCTTATATCTGTTTAGAAAAGGGGTGATCCCGGAAATATGATCATTATGTTCGTGGGTGAGAAAAAGCAGAATTTTGTCATTTTTGATGTCATTTTCTTCCAGTACATCGTCCACTCTGTAGCGGGATATCCCTATATCCACAAAGATATGCATATTGTTTCTTTTTATATGATAACAGTTTCCCGAACTTCCCGAATCAATTACATTTAATATAGGCATATTTACTTATAACACACTTTCATACATTTTCATCATTTTTTTACACTGAAGCAATATGATTATTATAAGCATAAAAACTATGTGACCTGTTTTGCCCCATGAAAGAAAGACGGTTATCCATCCTAAACTTATCATTAAATCATAAAAAAATGTTGAAGGGGTTTTGATGTTTTTTCCCCAGAGCTTTCTTGTAATATTGGGTTTTAAGAAAAGAGCGTGGAACACTGAAAAAATAATAATAAAAATTAACAGTATCAGTGCAAAAACACTGCTTCCGGATAATGCTATTGCAACGGCAGATGAGAGGATAAGTACGGCGAAAATGATAAAAGAAAAGAAAGTAAAAACAAATTTTGTGATTTCCTTAAAAAAACTGGAGTAAACATTCATATCCACAAAAGATTTAACAAAAGCTCTTGACATAAAAATTAATAACACCAGTATTACGGCCTGCACATAAGAAAATGTTTCGCTGAAGAACAGTATAAAAACAGCCCAAAGGGGGATCTCACTGAAGAGAAATGCAGCCGTCCTCGACGGCGAAGAAAGAATGTATCCTGCAAAACTCAGATTTTTATTCATCTTTTACCGTTTCCTTCAATTTATTCAGTAAATTTAATGCTTCCAGCGGCGTAATGTCGTTTATATTTACCGATTTCAGCTCTGATACAGCCGGATGTTCTTCAAAAACAAGGAAAGGCTCCACAACCTTTTCTGTGCGTGGTGATTTGCGATTCTTTTTAGCCAGCTTCGGCAGTCCGTCAATACCGTATTCATTTTTCTCAAGGGTGGCCATTATTTCATTACTTCGGGAGATAACCTCGCCGGGCAGACCTGCAATTTTGGCTACATAAACACCGTAGCTTCTGTCGGCACTTCCTTCAATAATGTTTCTTAAAAAAATTACTTCGTTTTTCCACTCTTTAACTTCCACGGTGTAGTTTCTGCTTCCGCTGTTGATTTTCGGGATATCGGTGAGTTCGTGATAATGTGTTGCAAAGAGGGTTTTGGCTTTGATTTTGTTAAGTATATATTCCGCTACCGCCCAGGCTATGGAAACACCGTCAAAAGTGGATGTACCTCTGCCGATTTCATCAAGTACAATAAGTGAACTGGCAGTGGCATTGTTTAGAATATTTGCCGTTTCCACCATTTCCACCATAAAGGTGGATTCCCCTTTTGCCAGGTTGTCCTTTGCTCCCACCCGTGTAAATATTCTGTCCACCAGAGAGATTTTGGCACTTGCTGCAGGGATAAATGAGCCCGTATGGGCAAGCAGGGTGTTTATTGCAACCATTCTTATGTACGTACTTTTACCCGACATGTTTGGGCCGGTTATAATGAGCAAATTGTTTTCACTGTTATCCAGAAAAGCGTCATTGGGGATAAAAGGCTCACTCATGCGGTTTTCCACCACAGGGTGCCTTCCGTCAATTATTCTGATTTCTTCAAAATCTCCAACTTCAGGCCTGCAGTAGCTGTATTTATCAGCTATTTCAGCAAAGTTAAGCAGGACATCCAGTTCAGCCACTTTGCCCGCAACTTCTCTTATCCTGTCTTTTTCTTTGCGTACATCTTTTCTGATACTTTTAAAAATATCATATTCAAGTTTTGCCAATTTATCTTCAGCATTCAGGATTTCATCTTCCAGTTTTTTCAATTCATCCGTTATAAAACGCTCTGCATTCACCAGTGTTTGCTTTCTTCTGTAATGTTCCGGAGCTTTGGAGGAATGGGTTTTGCTTATTTCGATGTAATAACCGAAGACTTTATTGTACCTTACCTTAAGTGTTGGAATTCCGGTCTTTTCCTTTTCCTGAGCTTCAATTCGGGCGAGCATTTTTCTGCTGTTGTCTTTTATTTCTCTGAGATGGGCAATATCATTGTTGAAGCTGCTTTTTATAATTCCACCTTCCGTTATATTTAAAGGCGGTTCATCTGTTATGGCATTTTCAATGAGGGAATAAATATCTCCAAGTGTGTCGAAGCCTTCTTTTAAATCGTCAATGTTCGGATGCCTTATTTCTTCAAGAACATTCAGGATGCCGGGCAGATTGGAAATGGAATTTTTAAGCCATATGAGATCTCTGGGACCGCTTCTTTCTGCAACAATTCTGGATGCGATTCTTTCGATATCGTACACTTGTTTGAGTTTATCTTTAATGCTGTTCCGGTATATACTGTTTTGAGTGAAAAATTCAACTATGCTCTGCCTTCTGTATATTTCCCCGAGATTTCTGCTCGGTGACAGCAGCCATTTTTTCAGCAGACGCATTCCCATTGCAGTGTTGCATCTGTTTAGGATATTATAAAGACTCGGATTTTCAGAGTCTGAGCTTGTGTTCACAACTTCAAGCGTGTTGACAGCTACAGCATCAAGGTATACTTCATTCTCAGCCGTTAAAAAAACCGGTTTTTTTAGTGAAACTTCCAGAAAACTGTCTTCAAGATAGTTAAGTATGTAAGAAAGAGGGTAAAGGAGTTCTTTATCATATATCCCCAGTGATTTCGGTGTTCTGACTCCAAAGTGCCCGGTAACCTTATCTTCTACGGCTTTAATATGTTGATTCCTGCTGATTTTATAAAAGCCGGTATTTTTTATTTCCAAATCAATATTTGATATAATTTCTTTCGGATTCCATTTGGCGAGTGAATCTTCAAGATATTTCTGCTGCTGGAGAAAAGTATCCCCTGTGGATGTATCCACTGCACAAATATGATAATGTTCTCCGGACTTGTATGCTGACATAAGAATATTAAAGTCGTGAGATTCAAGGGAATCTTCATCTATTACTGTCCCGGGGGAAATAACCCTTGTCACACCTCGTTTTACTATACCTTTGGCTGTTGATGGATCTTCAAGCTGTTCGCAAATTGCAACTTTTTTCCCTGCTTCCAGCAGTTTGTTTAAATAGCTTTTGTATGCATGATACGGAATGCCGCACATTGGCACGGGATTTTCCTCTTTCTTGTTACGGCTTGTCAGTGCAATTGAGAGTATGCGTGAGGCTACATTGGCATCCTCACCGAACATTTCATAAAAGTCACCCATACGGAAAAAAAGAAGATGGTCAGGATATTTCTCTTTGATTTCATAATACTGCGCCATCATCGGCGTAAGTGTGCCGGTTTTTTTCATAATCTCAAAGAGGTTTAATTGTTTCTAATGATTTACAGTTTGCACAAACTGTATAATAGTCGTTATAACTGGTTTTGCATTTATCACATATATATTCAGGGTCATTAATAAATGTATTTATAAGAACTTTATCCAACTTGATGCGGCTGTATCTTTTCAGAATTGACTTATATGGTTTGTGTTTCTCCACAAAATCACGGATTACTTCCCGGGCTTTTTCCGGGTCATCTTTTTTTATGAAATAGTCAGACAAAAACACCGTATAAAAAGGATTATCACTTTTTGACGAAACTTTCTTCATTATCAGTTCGTCAAAACTTTTAACATCCGAATAATCGTAATAGTAACCCCGCATTTTCAGAAGGTCCTCATAGGAAGATGTCATATCTTTTTCTATAAACTCATTCACAGCAGATAAACCTTTTTCTGTGTGTCCGGCTTTAAAGTATGAATCTATGAGTTCCACCTGAGCAATCCTTAATGAAGGGTGGATTTTAATTGCTTTTTCCAGAAGTTTTGTTTTCTGCTTTACATTTTCCTCTTTTTGAGCTGTCTTTACATTACAGTAAGCTCTCCAGTCGGAATAATCTTTACCGCTGCTTTTTTCATATCTATGGTAGTATTTTTCAGCATCGGAATAATTTTCCTGCATAAAATGTATTTCAGCAAAAAACTTAATCAGCACAGGTGATTTGTCTGTTTTTATGAGCTCTTCAAGATAGTACTTGGCGTTATCGAACTGACCCCATGCTTTATAGTCTTTAACCAGTTCAAAAAGCACATATTTTTTTAATGATTTGGTCAATTTGCTGTTACTTAGTGTACTTTCGTGGATGTGTACAGCTTTGGCGTAATCTCCGTTTTTTCTGAAGAGGGAACCAAGAGAAGCATATATTTCCAGATTATCATTATTTTCAATG of Flexistipes sp. contains these proteins:
- a CDS encoding tetratricopeptide repeat protein, with translation MLDNKFLFATLLIAVLLLLYYIFVIRRKDDMDELSGKHFLKGFGFLAENNIAKALDEFSSVIIENNDNLEIYASLGSLFRKNGDYAKAVHIHESTLSNSKLTKSLKKYVLFELVKDYKAWGQFDNAKYYLEELIKTDKSPVLIKFFAEIHFMQENYSDAEKYYHRYEKSSGKDYSDWRAYCNVKTAQKEENVKQKTKLLEKAIKIHPSLRIAQVELIDSYFKAGHTEKGLSAVNEFIEKDMTSSYEDLLKMRGYYYDYSDVKSFDELIMKKVSSKSDNPFYTVFLSDYFIKKDDPEKAREVIRDFVEKHKPYKSILKRYSRIKLDKVLINTFINDPEYICDKCKTSYNDYYTVCANCKSLETIKPL
- the mutS gene encoding DNA mismatch repair protein MutS, encoding MKKTGTLTPMMAQYYEIKEKYPDHLLFFRMGDFYEMFGEDANVASRILSIALTSRNKKEENPVPMCGIPYHAYKSYLNKLLEAGKKVAICEQLEDPSTAKGIVKRGVTRVISPGTVIDEDSLESHDFNILMSAYKSGEHYHICAVDTSTGDTFLQQQKYLEDSLAKWNPKEIISNIDLEIKNTGFYKISRNQHIKAVEDKVTGHFGVRTPKSLGIYDKELLYPLSYILNYLEDSFLEVSLKKPVFLTAENEVYLDAVAVNTLEVVNTSSDSENPSLYNILNRCNTAMGMRLLKKWLLSPSRNLGEIYRRQSIVEFFTQNSIYRNSIKDKLKQVYDIERIASRIVAERSGPRDLIWLKNSISNLPGILNVLEEIRHPNIDDLKEGFDTLGDIYSLIENAITDEPPLNITEGGIIKSSFNNDIAHLREIKDNSRKMLARIEAQEKEKTGIPTLKVRYNKVFGYYIEISKTHSSKAPEHYRRKQTLVNAERFITDELKKLEDEILNAEDKLAKLEYDIFKSIRKDVRKEKDRIREVAGKVAELDVLLNFAEIADKYSYCRPEVGDFEEIRIIDGRHPVVENRMSEPFIPNDAFLDNSENNLLIITGPNMSGKSTYIRMVAINTLLAHTGSFIPAASAKISLVDRIFTRVGAKDNLAKGESTFMVEMVETANILNNATASSLIVLDEIGRGTSTFDGVSIAWAVAEYILNKIKAKTLFATHYHELTDIPKINSGSRNYTVEVKEWKNEVIFLRNIIEGSADRSYGVYVAKIAGLPGEVISRSNEIMATLEKNEYGIDGLPKLAKKNRKSPRTEKVVEPFLVFEEHPAVSELKSVNINDITPLEALNLLNKLKETVKDE
- a CDS encoding MBL fold metallo-hydrolase; this translates as MPILNVIDSGSSGNCYHIKRNNMHIFVDIGISRYRVDDVLEENDIKNDKILLFLTHEHNDHISGITPFLNRYKPVVFASEGTADVLKKKGINVSDFYILNKDRIYDFEDISVHPFQIMHDGAEPLGYHFTFDDKSITFATDLGHAPAYIEEYLSVSDIGVLESNYEEELLKNGKYPEYLKKRILSSKGHLSNKEALNIAAKLSGNRIKKLLFAHVSEENNDYGILEKYSKFATKNFGFETSFLRQNCKYGISF